The following proteins are encoded in a genomic region of Brachypodium distachyon strain Bd21 chromosome 1, Brachypodium_distachyon_v3.0, whole genome shotgun sequence:
- the LOC100824162 gene encoding nuclear pore complex protein NUP50A isoform X2 produces MADEEHAQTSRKRVADKQINKDNPEPDDDSTEQEDGTFKKASEEVMATRRIVKVRRQQPSSAPSNPFSAIRFAPSDSSVQASIPASEPAPSDVTMPNVTDSCLSEKANEGSNGSGSELDAKNKSEVPIEAPSPLVKTGDKADGTEDGTGENKVVVAEPSKDDSKTPRIEGETKDEDAEEKKAVNEDKISKDDDEKKDEAGSDTKDVSCEQKDADSKGQSSSPTPLFSFKNLSSSQNAFTGLAGTGFSVSSFSFGSGSKESSNAPLFGLNSDGSTFPSFNIGATNNGSSAPALATAAEAPKKFAMPEGPVETGEENEKAVFTAESAIYEYLDGSWKERGKGELKLNIPLSGGERSRLIMRAKGNYRLILNASLYDDMSLKDMDKKGVTFACINSIGESQSGLTTFALKFKDTGIREDFKAAVETHKGKTAPDALTTAEDSPKASAD; encoded by the coding sequence ATGGCGGATGAGGAACATGCTCAAACCTCGAGGAAGAGGGTTGCAGATAAACAAATCAACAAGGACAATCCTGAGCCTGATGATGACTCGACGGAGCAAGAAGATGGAACATTTAAGAAAGCTAGTGAGGAAGTGATGGCAACCCGAAGGATTGTAAAGGTTCGGCGCCAGCAGCCGTCATCAGCTCCTTCTAACCCTTTCTCTGCAATTAGATTTGCCCCAAGTGATTCTAGTGTTCAAGCAAGTATCCCTGCCTCGGAGCCTGCACCTTCTGATGTCACAATGCCCAATGTAACGGACAGTTGCTTGAGTGAGAAAGCTAATGAGGGCAGCAATGGCAGTGGGAGCGAGTTGGATGCAAAAAATAAGTCTGAAGTCCCAATAGAAGCACCCTCTCCACTTGTCAAGACTGGTGACAAGGCAGATGGGACAGAGGATGGAACTGGTGAGAACAAAGTGGTAGTTGCAGAACCCAGCAAAGATGACAGCAAGACACCTAGAATTGAGGGTGAAACAAAAGATGAAGATGCTGAAGAGAAAAAAGCGGTAAATGAAGATAAAATCAGCAAGGACGACGATGAGAAGAAGGATGAAGCTGGATCAGATACTAAGGATGTATCATGTGAACAGAAGGATGCTGATAGCAAAGGGCAGTCATCGTCACCGACgcctcttttctcttttaaGAATCTATCAAGCAGCCAAAATGCTTTCACAGGACTGGCAGGAACTGGATTTTCAGTCTCATCATTTTCATTTGGCTCAGGATCTAAAGAAAGCTCAAATGCTCCCCTATTTGGTCTTAACAGTGATGGTTCCACCTTCCCTTCTTTCAATATTGGTGCTACGAATAATGGAAGTTCTGCTCCTGCGCTCGCCACTGCAGCAGAAGCACCGAAGAAATTTGCTATGCCAGAGGGTCCAGTTGAAACAGgtgaagaaaatgaaaaggcTGTATTTACTGCTGAATCTGCAATATATGAGTACCTTGACGGGAGCTGGAAAGAAAGAGGTAAAGGGGAGCTGAAGTTGAACATCCCCCTATCTGGTGGTGAGAGATCTCGGCTTATCATGAGGGCCAAGGGCAATTACCGGCTGATTTTGAATGCAAGCCTCTACGATGACATGTCGCTCAAGGACATGGACAAGAAGGGCGTGACATTTGCCTGTATTAACAGCATCGGCGAATCCCAGAGTGGGCTTACAACATTTGCTCTCAAGTTCAAGGATACCGGCATCAGGGAAGATTTCAAAGCTGCGGTGGAGACACACAAGGGGAAGACGGCTCCGGACGCCCTAACAACAGCTGAGGACTCCCCAAAGGCATCTGCTGATTGA
- the LOC100824162 gene encoding nuclear pore complex protein NUP50A isoform X1: protein MPRRCQVRKTSKMADEEHAQTSRKRVADKQINKDNPEPDDDSTEQEDGTFKKASEEVMATRRIVKVRRQQPSSAPSNPFSAIRFAPSDSSVQASIPASEPAPSDVTMPNVTDSCLSEKANEGSNGSGSELDAKNKSEVPIEAPSPLVKTGDKADGTEDGTGENKVVVAEPSKDDSKTPRIEGETKDEDAEEKKAVNEDKISKDDDEKKDEAGSDTKDVSCEQKDADSKGQSSSPTPLFSFKNLSSSQNAFTGLAGTGFSVSSFSFGSGSKESSNAPLFGLNSDGSTFPSFNIGATNNGSSAPALATAAEAPKKFAMPEGPVETGEENEKAVFTAESAIYEYLDGSWKERGKGELKLNIPLSGGERSRLIMRAKGNYRLILNASLYDDMSLKDMDKKGVTFACINSIGESQSGLTTFALKFKDTGIREDFKAAVETHKGKTAPDALTTAEDSPKASAD from the exons ATGCCTAGACGTTGTCAG GTACGCAAAACTTCTAAGATGGCGGATGAGGAACATGCTCAAACCTCGAGGAAGAGGGTTGCAGATAAACAAATCAACAAGGACAATCCTGAGCCTGATGATGACTCGACGGAGCAAGAAGATGGAACATTTAAGAAAGCTAGTGAGGAAGTGATGGCAACCCGAAGGATTGTAAAGGTTCGGCGCCAGCAGCCGTCATCAGCTCCTTCTAACCCTTTCTCTGCAATTAGATTTGCCCCAAGTGATTCTAGTGTTCAAGCAAGTATCCCTGCCTCGGAGCCTGCACCTTCTGATGTCACAATGCCCAATGTAACGGACAGTTGCTTGAGTGAGAAAGCTAATGAGGGCAGCAATGGCAGTGGGAGCGAGTTGGATGCAAAAAATAAGTCTGAAGTCCCAATAGAAGCACCCTCTCCACTTGTCAAGACTGGTGACAAGGCAGATGGGACAGAGGATGGAACTGGTGAGAACAAAGTGGTAGTTGCAGAACCCAGCAAAGATGACAGCAAGACACCTAGAATTGAGGGTGAAACAAAAGATGAAGATGCTGAAGAGAAAAAAGCGGTAAATGAAGATAAAATCAGCAAGGACGACGATGAGAAGAAGGATGAAGCTGGATCAGATACTAAGGATGTATCATGTGAACAGAAGGATGCTGATAGCAAAGGGCAGTCATCGTCACCGACgcctcttttctcttttaaGAATCTATCAAGCAGCCAAAATGCTTTCACAGGACTGGCAGGAACTGGATTTTCAGTCTCATCATTTTCATTTGGCTCAGGATCTAAAGAAAGCTCAAATGCTCCCCTATTTGGTCTTAACAGTGATGGTTCCACCTTCCCTTCTTTCAATATTGGTGCTACGAATAATGGAAGTTCTGCTCCTGCGCTCGCCACTGCAGCAGAAGCACCGAAGAAATTTGCTATGCCAGAGGGTCCAGTTGAAACAGgtgaagaaaatgaaaaggcTGTATTTACTGCTGAATCTGCAATATATGAGTACCTTGACGGGAGCTGGAAAGAAAGAGGTAAAGGGGAGCTGAAGTTGAACATCCCCCTATCTGGTGGTGAGAGATCTCGGCTTATCATGAGGGCCAAGGGCAATTACCGGCTGATTTTGAATGCAAGCCTCTACGATGACATGTCGCTCAAGGACATGGACAAGAAGGGCGTGACATTTGCCTGTATTAACAGCATCGGCGAATCCCAGAGTGGGCTTACAACATTTGCTCTCAAGTTCAAGGATACCGGCATCAGGGAAGATTTCAAAGCTGCGGTGGAGACACACAAGGGGAAGACGGCTCCGGACGCCCTAACAACAGCTGAGGACTCCCCAAAGGCATCTGCTGATTGA